TCTGGCGCGACGGTGAACGGCTGCTCGGCCGCGTGATCGGCTTCTCCGGCTTCATGCTGATGCAGGGCGCCCTTGCCATCGACGGCATGTCACACTTCGGACGGTTCCGTCCGCCGGCGGCGGGGGACGCCTCCGCACAGGGCCGTATGCTGCCGGCGCTGGCCGGGGTGGTGCCGCTGCCCGATGAGCGCAGCAATGCCGCCTCCAGCTCATCACGCGGTTTCTGGTACTTTCTCGCGCTGCGCGATGCACGGCCGTTCAACGCGGTCGGCCCCTGCACGACCGGCTACGGCCTGCACGACGATGCCCTGGGCGACGTATTCGTGGACACGCAGGGCGGGCGGGTTGTGCTGGACGGCGACGACGCCCTGTATCAGCAATTGCTCGCGCTGCACGCCGAGTGGCAGGCCGCCGGCTCACCTGGATTGGACGACTACCGGCTGGAGTTCACGCCCCGCGCACAGCGTGAGCACGGCCCACGTCCGGCGGGCTGGCAGGTGGAGCGCCGATTCTTCGACCAGTGGGTCACCGTCGCCTGAGTCTGCGGCCCCGCCTGCACGCCGCTCAGCGCGTGCGCGGGTTGAGGATGTCGTTCAGCGCGTCGCCGAACAGCGCGAACGAGATGAAGAAGAGAATCGCGATCGTACCCGGCACAAACAGCAGATGCGGGTGCGCCAGCACCTGTCTCGGCCCCGATCCGTCGTAGATCATGTCGCCGAAGCTCGGCGTGGGTGCGCGCACGCCGAGGCCGAAGAAGGTCAACGAGATCTCCGAGAGGGCGATGGCGCCGATGCTGGTGGTGATGCCGAGCACCACGAGAAAGCGAATGTTGGGGAAGATATGGTGCCAGAGAATGCGGGCGGTTGAGGCGCCCATCGACCGCGCCGCCAGCACGTACTCCTGCTGACGGACAGCGAGCACCTGTGAGCGGATCAACCGCTCATCGTCTACCCAGCCGATCAGCGTCAGGGCGAAGAAGACGAAGGTAATGTCGGCGATACCCGTACGCAATGGGCTCCCGATCAGCGGCCAGCCGTAGGCGTGCCGTATCCAGGCGTCGATGCGCGGCCGGACCGTCGCCGCGAGGAGCAGCAGTAATAACAATGCGGGAATGCTGCCCAGCGCTTCACCCAGGCGGTTGATCAACGAATCCACGATGCCGCGCCGGTAGCCGGCGAGCAACCCCAGGCCAACACCCAGAAATAGGCCACCGGTAATTGCCGTGGCCACCGTGATCAACATCGTCGTGCGCGTGGCGTAGACGACGCGGCTGAACAGGTCGCGGCCAAGCCGATCGGTGCCGAAGAGATGCTTCCAGCTCGGGCCTTGCAACACGTTCTCTTTGCGCAGATCGTGGCTGCTGCCCTCGTAGCTGTACGGGGCGATCGCCGGCGCGAAGATCGCGGTGCCGTAGAAGAGGACGATGTAACAGAGTGCAGCACAGGCCAGCTTGCGCTTCAACAGGCTGCGAGCGAACGCCCGCCACGCTGGAACGGGCGGTCGTTCCAGTGCGTACGTATCCGCTGCGGTGGGCAGCAGTGCGGCGGTATTGGCGGTCATGCTCTATCCGTGTTCGTGCAGCGCTACTGGGTAATCAGACGAATTCTTGGATCAATGAAGGTGTAGGCGATGTCCACCGCCATGTTCGCGATTACGAACGCGACGGTGCTCACGATCGTGATCGCCATGATCTCGTCATAGTCGCGTGCGCCAATCGTCGCGATCGACTCTGCACCAATTCCCGGAATGCCGAACAGCGTCTCGACGAAGAACGAGCCAGCGAACAGAAAGAACAGCGAACCCACGATCGCTGTTGTCATCGGCAGCAATGCGTTCCTGACGATGTGGCGCATGATGACGATTCGGTCCTGCAGACCCTTCGCCCTCGCGGTTCGCACAAAGTCGTCATCCATCACCTGTACCATGCTGATGCGCATCAGTCGAGCGATACCTGCCAACCCGGGCACCGTCAGGACCACGGTCGGCAGAACAATATTTCGGCTGAAGATACCATGCCAGCCGGAGACGGGCAGCAGCTTCCACTTCGCCGCGAACAGCACCTGGAGCGTCGGAATTAGAATCACGACCGGAATCGCGGTCAGCACCAGCAGTACCGTCGTGACCGCCGGATCTTGCCAATGACCACGGCGTAAGGCGAGATAGATGCCGATCGGCATTCCGATGAGAAAGGTGAGAAAGAACGGATAGAGGTTCTCCTGCAGCGAGATCCACATCTTGGGGAAGATGATGCTGGAGACGCTCTGATTTACGTGGCGCTGGCTGGTGCCGAAGTCGCCGCGCAGTACCTCGCCCATGTAGCGCACATACTGCACCGCCACGTTGTCGTCCAGGTGTAGCTGGTGCTTCAGCCGCGCGACGGTCTCTGGCGAGGCCTTGCCCTGCGTACGCGCGGTGATAGGGTCGCCGGGGGCGTAGCGGCCGAGATAGAACGTCGCGACCGTGACGAGGAAGATCACCGGAATCGCGGCCAGCAGGCGACGCACGATAAAGGGGAAGACACCGGTCACGGCAGCCTCGCGACGCGCAGCCGCGCGAGCGCGGCGCCGGCCCGACCGCAGGTGGCCGGCCGGCGCCCGGCGATCGCGTTACTTCTGGATCGAGACGTAGCGGTAGATCGGGATGATCATGCCCACGATGTCGAAGCCCTTCACATAGGGCTTCACCAGCAGGTTGTCCTGCTCATAGAAGAGCGGGATCCAGGGGGCGTCGTCGAGGATCATCTGCTCGGCCTGCTGGTAGTCCTGGTAGCGCTTGGTCGCGTCCTGCTCGGTGCGCGCCTGCCCCAGCAGGGTATCGACCTGTGGGTTGCTGTACTTGGCGTCATTGCCGTTGCTCTGACTGTAGAAATTGAGGTCCAGGAAGTTCTCGGGGTCGGGATAGTCGGCGGCCCAGCCCGCGTCCCAGAACTGGTAGGCGCCCTTCTTCACGTCGCTGAAGAAGGTCGCCGTCTCCACCTGCTGCACCTCGACCGTGACCCCGAGGTTGTCCTTCCACATCTGCAGGATCGCCTCGTCTACCGGGCCGACGTTGGCGCCCTGTCCCGAGGTCGTGAAGGTGATCGGCGGCAGCTTGCCCGCGTACTTCGACTGCTGCAGCAACTGCTTGGCGTCGTTGGCATCGAAGGGGATGCCCTTCACGTCTTTGTTGTAGCCGGGCATGCCCGGCGGTAAGATGCCGTTCGCCGCCGGCACCACATCCTTGAGAATCACGTCGACAAGCTGCTGTTTGTCGATCGCCTCGCCGAAGGCGCGACGCACCTTCGGATCGTCGAACGGCGCCTGCTTGGTGTTGAAGCCGATGTAGAAGGTCGAGAGTCCCGGCTTGGAGACGTACTCCTTGTTGAGCGGCTCGTTCTTGTCACGGATGCGCTCAATGTCGTTGATGCCGACGCCGGAGATATCGATCTCGCCGTTCTCGTACTGCGTCAGCGCTGAGCCGCCGGCGATATCGAACGTAATCTGGCCGAGCGGCGGCGCGCCGAGGTGGTAACGGTCGTTCGGAACGAGCGTCAGGCTCTCGCCGATCTTCCACTCTTTCAGCTTGAACGGCCCCGTGCCGTTAGGATGGCGTGTCCAGTTACGCTTGTCCTGGTCGATCTGCGTCTTATCCACGACGAAGGCCGTGGGGTAGGTCATCTTCGAGAGGAAGTAGGACTTGGGCGCGTCGATATCGATCTCCAGCGTCTGGTCGTCGATCACCTTGATGCCCGAGATCGAGCTGGCCTTGCCGCGGATCATGTCCTTCGCGCCGACGATGTCGCCCAGGTACTGGTCGGCCGTTGATGAGCCAGTGTCCTGGCTCGCCGCGCGCTCCATCGAGTACTTGAAGTCCTGCGCCGTGACCTTGCGGTTGCTGTTCTGGAAGACCACATCGTCGCGCAGCTTGAAGGTGTAGGCCTTGCCGTCCGGGCTGACCGTCGGCAGATCCTTGGCGATGTCGGGGATGATTTTCAGGTTCTTGTCGAGCTGCACCAGCCCGCCGAAGATCTCGACGATGTACTCGGCCGAGGTCGTGTCGAAGGCGAGCGCCGGGTCGAGCGTGAGCGGGTCATCGCCGGGCACACGCAGCTCGCCGCCCTTGATGTTACTGCTCGGCGCCCTGCCGCTATTGGTGTTGGTGTTGGCGCTGCCCTTGGCGCCAGGAGTGCTGTTGCCAGCGGCGCTCAGCTTCGCCGTGTTCTTCGAGCCGCTCGAGCTGCCGCCCGAACTGGCGACGATCGCCACGGCCAGCACGATAATGCCGATCACCAGCACACCAACGGCGCCGGCCAGTCCCGCGAGCAGTTTATTGCTCATCCCGCAACCTCCTCACCACCGCACCAGAACAGACCGGTCGACGGCAGCCATGCACCGTCAAAGCGGGGCGATCATACCAGATCGACCTTGATATGCAGATCGCGCAGCTGTTTCTCCTCGACGGGCGATGGGGCGCCGGTCATCGGATCGGCGGCGCTCTTCGTCTTGGGGAAGGCGATCACCTCGCGGATGTCCGTCTCGCCCTGCAGCAGCGCCACCATGCGGTCGATGCCGGGCGCGATGCCCCCGTGCGGCGGCGCGCCGTACTCGAACGCTTCCAGCATGTGGCCGAAGCGTTCTTGTTGCGCCTCCGGCGAAATGTTGAGCAAGTCGAAGACGCGCCGCTGCATGGCGCGGTCGTGGATGCGGATGCTGCCGCTGGCCAGCTCCCAGCCGTTGCAGACGAAGTCGTAGGCGCGGCTGCGCGCGGCGCCGGGGTCCGAGTCGAGCAGCGCCAGGTCTTCGTCCAGCGGCGCCGTGAAGGGATGATGCAGGGCGTCCCAGCGGCCTTCGTCCTCGTTCCACTCGAACATGGGAAACTCGGTGATGAAGGCGCCGGCCAGCACGTTCGCGTCTTCGAGGCCAAGCTGCTTCGCCAGCGTGCGCCGCAGCAGATCGAGCGCGGCGTTAACCGTGGCCGGCTTGTCGGCGGCGAGCAGGATCAGGTCGCCGCGGCCCGCGCCGCCGCGCCGCGCCAGCGCCTGCACTGCATCGACGCGCAGATAGCGGGCGGCGGACGAACGCACGTCGTCCATCGTCAGAGAGTCGAGGTGCCCATCGCCCTGCAGGGCGATGGGCACCAGCCCTTTGGCGCCGCGCGTCTTCACCAGCTCGATCAACTCGTCCGTCTGCCGGCGCGTGTAGCCCGCGCAGCCCGGCGCCACGATGCCGCGCACCTGGCCGCCGCTCTCGATGGCGGATCGGAAGACGCCGAACTCGCTCCCGCGCAGCAGGTCGGAGGCGTCGAACAGCTCAAGACCGTAGCGCAGGTCTGGCTTATCGGAGCCGAAGCGACGCATCGCCTCGGCGTAGGTGAGGCGTGGGAAGGGCGCCGGCACGGCCAGCCGCGGCGTCAGCTCGCGCGTGAGGCGCAGGAAGAGCGACTCGATCAGCTCGAAGATATCTT
This portion of the Dehalococcoidia bacterium genome encodes:
- the aspS gene encoding aspartate--tRNA ligase gives rise to the protein MLKTRSAGELRPQDDGAEVTLAGWVHNRRDQGGLIFIDLRDAGGIVQVKFDRSTHPEAHSVAAEARPEYVLQVQGAVALREARWVNPRLATGEVEVAVSAAKILNVSKTPPFYINEESDVSELLRLQYRYLDLRRPRMHENIVMRHRAVKLIRDFMTERGFIEIETPILLKSTPEGARDYLVPSRVHPGDFYALPQSPQQLKQLLMVAGMERYFQIARCFRDEDLRGDRQPEFTQLDLEVSFVEEEDIFELIESLFLRLTRELTPRLAVPAPFPRLTYAEAMRRFGSDKPDLRYGLELFDASDLLRGSEFGVFRSAIESGGQVRGIVAPGCAGYTRRQTDELIELVKTRGAKGLVPIALQGDGHLDSLTMDDVRSSAARYLRVDAVQALARRGGAGRGDLILLAADKPATVNAALDLLRRTLAKQLGLEDANVLAGAFITEFPMFEWNEDEGRWDALHHPFTAPLDEDLALLDSDPGAARSRAYDFVCNGWELASGSIRIHDRAMQRRVFDLLNISPEAQQERFGHMLEAFEYGAPPHGGIAPGIDRMVALLQGETDIREVIAFPKTKSAADPMTGAPSPVEEKQLRDLHIKVDLV
- a CDS encoding ABC transporter permease, which translates into the protein MTANTAALLPTAADTYALERPPVPAWRAFARSLLKRKLACAALCYIVLFYGTAIFAPAIAPYSYEGSSHDLRKENVLQGPSWKHLFGTDRLGRDLFSRVVYATRTTMLITVATAITGGLFLGVGLGLLAGYRRGIVDSLINRLGEALGSIPALLLLLLLAATVRPRIDAWIRHAYGWPLIGSPLRTGIADITFVFFALTLIGWVDDERLIRSQVLAVRQQEYVLAARSMGASTARILWHHIFPNIRFLVVLGITTSIGAIALSEISLTFFGLGVRAPTPSFGDMIYDGSGPRQVLAHPHLLFVPGTIAILFFISFALFGDALNDILNPRTR
- a CDS encoding ABC transporter permease; translated protein: MTGVFPFIVRRLLAAIPVIFLVTVATFYLGRYAPGDPITARTQGKASPETVARLKHQLHLDDNVAVQYVRYMGEVLRGDFGTSQRHVNQSVSSIIFPKMWISLQENLYPFFLTFLIGMPIGIYLALRRGHWQDPAVTTVLLVLTAIPVVILIPTLQVLFAAKWKLLPVSGWHGIFSRNIVLPTVVLTVPGLAGIARLMRISMVQVMDDDFVRTARAKGLQDRIVIMRHIVRNALLPMTTAIVGSLFFLFAGSFFVETLFGIPGIGAESIATIGARDYDEIMAITIVSTVAFVIANMAVDIAYTFIDPRIRLITQ
- a CDS encoding peptide ABC transporter substrate-binding protein, producing MSNKLLAGLAGAVGVLVIGIIVLAVAIVASSGGSSSGSKNTAKLSAAGNSTPGAKGSANTNTNSGRAPSSNIKGGELRVPGDDPLTLDPALAFDTTSAEYIVEIFGGLVQLDKNLKIIPDIAKDLPTVSPDGKAYTFKLRDDVVFQNSNRKVTAQDFKYSMERAASQDTGSSTADQYLGDIVGAKDMIRGKASSISGIKVIDDQTLEIDIDAPKSYFLSKMTYPTAFVVDKTQIDQDKRNWTRHPNGTGPFKLKEWKIGESLTLVPNDRYHLGAPPLGQITFDIAGGSALTQYENGEIDISGVGINDIERIRDKNEPLNKEYVSKPGLSTFYIGFNTKQAPFDDPKVRRAFGEAIDKQQLVDVILKDVVPAANGILPPGMPGYNKDVKGIPFDANDAKQLLQQSKYAGKLPPITFTTSGQGANVGPVDEAILQMWKDNLGVTVEVQQVETATFFSDVKKGAYQFWDAGWAADYPDPENFLDLNFYSQSNGNDAKYSNPQVDTLLGQARTEQDATKRYQDYQQAEQMILDDAPWIPLFYEQDNLLVKPYVKGFDIVGMIIPIYRYVSIQK